From the genome of Xyrauchen texanus isolate HMW12.3.18 chromosome 7, RBS_HiC_50CHRs, whole genome shotgun sequence:
attgaatcaggcatatttctataaaACACCACTAATTACCCTACCGTTTATTGCCAACCACAACTGAATCAATTAAGTCATTCAGTAGTAAGCCTATATGAAATTTCGCACAAAGTGCAGTAAGTTATAGAGAGGTTGGTCACAGTGCTTTTGTAAGAATGGGTGGTGCTTTACCATTTATTTGTACTCTTACCAAACCTACAAGTACTCACCTCTGCCTCCTGTCCTTTAAGAAAAAGTTGACTCTTCTCTGTCCTCTCCAAGCAGGAATAGCTGATCAaatagacacaaacaaacaatgtaaGCCTATTGATGGCATTGTTCTAGCTTCTATAGGTCTATGTATGGACTTTGATAAACTACAGTTCTCTATACTGTCCACTAGAGGTCAGTATATTCAATGCAGTGTTTGGTATGGCCCGAGAAGCAGGCTCTCTGTTCTCTGCAAATATGCCATATGTATTAGTTTGTATATTGAGACTTAAGGATAGAATTCATTGAACATTTACCTCATAAAAAGTATtgataataaataaacagaattgAAAACATTAATGCAACATCTTAGAAAGGCTCATAAATATAGACCACcagccattaaagggatagttcacccaaaaatgaacattctctcatcatttactcaccctcatgacattccagatttttgttactttctttcttctacagaacaaaaacaaagatttttaaaagactacttcagctctgttggtccattcaatgcaagtgcatggtgaccagaaatttgaagcttcaaaaataactaaaaggcatcataaaagtaatccatatgactccagtggttaaatccatgtcttcataaccGATataataggagtgggtgagacacagatcaatatttaagtcctttttactataaatctctactttgactttcacattcttaaagtgacggtagagatttatagtacaaaggggtttaaatatttattcgtttctcacccaaagtgattgaatctcatctgaagatatggatttaaccactggagttatatggattatttttattctgctttatgtgatttttggagtttcaaagttctggtcaccattcactttcattgtatggaacaacagagctgagatattctaaaaatcctcatttttgttctgcacaagaaagaaaatcacaaaaatctgggatggaatgaaagTGAGTATAAATGATaagattattttgacattttaccaacttttttaactatccctttactcTATTATCACACACTTAATAAACACTATTAGACACACACTTACCAGACACAGCATTTCTCCGTCCTAACAGTCCAACAAAGATGTCATTCATATTAGCTATACAGAAGGGAGAAAACTCTCATCAGATTCTGCTTTGCCACTTTAATTAGAATAACATATTGCAacaagataataataatagtcttttACGTCTGAATTGTGCATTTGTGACACGATTTGTTCCtgtgaaataaaaaacaataataaaaccaATGTTACATACACTTGACATtctaaaaaaaaggttttaaagtaGGCCTATATAAATCTAAAATCTGTTtgtaaaatctaaatctaaatcttgtgttttttaatatattgaagcaacaatAATCTTTCTGTCCACTTTAGTCTCTTTTTTCTCTTTGTCTCACCTGTGCTCCTCCTGCCCATCAGGCCGATGAAACTGTCATAATCAATATCACCATACCGTTTCTCGAAGTGCTCAGATTGGGAGTCGCTATTATCCTGTAAACCTCAACAAAAAGGATTGTTCAAGTCCTCTGCAAAGATA
Proteins encoded in this window:
- the tac3b gene encoding tachykinin-3b, giving the protein MFRGWLLVLLSLSCAGHSCCALDFNSFKDNSDSQSEHFEKRYGDIDYDSFIGLMGRRSTGTNRVTNAQFRPNMNDIFVGLLGRRNAVSAIPAWRGQRRVNFFLKDRRQRFCCAV